A genome region from Oncorhynchus masou masou isolate Uvic2021 chromosome 14, UVic_Omas_1.1, whole genome shotgun sequence includes the following:
- the LOC135554337 gene encoding probable ATP-dependent RNA helicase DDX5 isoform X2, whose product MPGFSDRDRGRDRGYGSGPPRFGGGGRGGGGGKFGNPGDRLRKKHWNLDELSKFEKNFYQEHPDVSRRSPQEVAQYRSTKAVTVKGRDCPNPIMKFHEASFPTYVMDVINKAGWSEPTPIQAQGWPLALSGKDMVGIAQTGSGKTLSYLLPAIVHINHQPFLERGDGPICLVLAPTRELAQQVQQVAAEYGRASRLKSVCVYGGAPKGPQLRDLDRGVEICIATPGRLIDFLEAGKTNMRRCTYLVLDEADRMLDMGFEPQIRKIVDQIRPDRQTLMWSATWPKEVRQLAEDFLKDYVQINVGALQLSANHNILQIVDVCNDGEKEDKLLRLLEEIMSEKENKTIIFTETKRRCDEITRRMRRDGWPAMGIHGDKSQQERDWVLNEFKFGKAPILIATDVASRGLDVEDVKFVINFDYPNNSEDYIHRIGRTARSQKTGTAYTFFTPNNMRQASDLVAVLREANQAINPKLLQMADRGGKSNWSFKGRQRW is encoded by the exons ATGCCTGGATTTTCCGACAGAGATCGTGGTAGAGATAGAGG TTATGGCAGTGGACCACCTCGTTTTGGAGGCGGCggaagaggaggtggtggggGGAAGTTTGGTAATCCCGGTGATAGACTGCGCAAGAAGCATTGGAACCTTGACGAACTCTCTAAATTTGAAAAGAACTTTTACCAAGAACACCCCGATGTTAGTCGGAGATCTCCG CAAGAGGTTGCACAGTACAGAAGTACTAAAGCTGTTACTGTGAAGGGGAGGGACTGCCCTAATCCAATTATGAAGTTCCATGAAGCCAGTTTTCCAA CATACGTGATGGATGTCATTAACAAAGCAGGCTGGTCAGAACCAACACCAATCCAAGCACAGGGTTGGCCACTGGCATTGAGTGGCAAGGACATGGTTGGCATTGCACAGACAGGCTCTGGGAAAACTCTCTCT TACTTGTTGCCTGCAATCGTGCACATTAACCACCAGCCTTTCCTGGAACGTGGAGATGGCCCTATT TGCTTAGTGCTTGCCCCTACCCGTGAGCTGGCTCAGCAGGTCCAGCAGGTGGCGGCAGAGTATGGCAGAGCTTCTCGTCTGAAGTCTGTCTGCGTTTATGGGGGTGCGCCCAAAGGGCCACAGCTCCGTGACCTGGATAGAG GTGTGGAGATTTGCATTGCAACACCTGGGAGACTTATTGACTTCCTGGAGGCGGGAAAGACGAACATGCGCAGATGCACTTACCTGGTCCTGGATGAGGCTGACCGAATGCTCGACATGGGTTTCGAACCACAAATCCGAAAGATTGTGGACCAAATCAGA CCTGACCGACAGACGCTGATGTGGAGTGCCACCTGGCCCAAAGAGGTGCGCCAGCTGGCAGAGGACTTCCTGAAGGACTACGTCCAGATCAATGTGGGAGCTCTGCAGCTGAGTGCCAACCACAACATCTTGCAGATTGTGGATGTTTGCAATGATGGCGAGAAGGAAGACAA GCTCCTCCGCCTACTTGAGGAGATCATGAGTGAGAAGGAGAACAAGACCATAATCTTTACAGAGACCAAGAGGCGGTGTGATGAGATCACTAGGAGGATGAGGCGGGATGG TTGGCCAGCAATGGGCATCCATGGAGACAAGAGCCAGCAGGAGAGGGACTGGGTGCTCAATG AGTTCAAGTTTGGAAAGGCGCCAATTCTCATTGCCACAGACGTCGCCTCCAGGGGTCTAG ATGTTGAAGATGTGAAATTTGTCATCAACTTTGACTACCCCAACAACTCTGAGGACTATATTCACCGCATCGGCAGAACTGCCCGGAGCCAAAAGACTGGCACAGCCTACACCTTCTTCACCCCCAACAACATGAGGCAGGCCAGCGACCTCGTTGCTGTGCTCCGTGAGGCCAACCAGGCCATCAACCCTAAACTCCTCCAGATGGCGGACAGAGGAGGTAAATCTAATTG GTCATTCAAGGGGAGGCAGAGGTGGTAG
- the LOC135554337 gene encoding probable ATP-dependent RNA helicase DDX5 isoform X1: MPGFSDRDRGRDRGYGSGPPRFGGGGRGGGGGKFGNPGDRLRKKHWNLDELSKFEKNFYQEHPDVSRRSPQEVAQYRSTKAVTVKGRDCPNPIMKFHEASFPTYVMDVINKAGWSEPTPIQAQGWPLALSGKDMVGIAQTGSGKTLSYLLPAIVHINHQPFLERGDGPICLVLAPTRELAQQVQQVAAEYGRASRLKSVCVYGGAPKGPQLRDLDRGVEICIATPGRLIDFLEAGKTNMRRCTYLVLDEADRMLDMGFEPQIRKIVDQIRPDRQTLMWSATWPKEVRQLAEDFLKDYVQINVGALQLSANHNILQIVDVCNDGEKEDKLLRLLEEIMSEKENKTIIFTETKRRCDEITRRMRRDGWPAMGIHGDKSQQERDWVLNEFKFGKAPILIATDVASRGLDVEDVKFVINFDYPNNSEDYIHRIGRTARSQKTGTAYTFFTPNNMRQASDLVAVLREANQAINPKLLQMADRGGHSRGGRGGSGFRDDRRDRYSSGGRRDFSSFRDRENDRGFDSGPKKVFGTNSQSGGYGASGFDKSGNGFSGYGSNGQSNYGASQAGAFPTQNFQAPQFSANQGGAQNGMSHQQFPFTQQQAPQPMVPYPMPPQFPQ, encoded by the exons ATGCCTGGATTTTCCGACAGAGATCGTGGTAGAGATAGAGG TTATGGCAGTGGACCACCTCGTTTTGGAGGCGGCggaagaggaggtggtggggGGAAGTTTGGTAATCCCGGTGATAGACTGCGCAAGAAGCATTGGAACCTTGACGAACTCTCTAAATTTGAAAAGAACTTTTACCAAGAACACCCCGATGTTAGTCGGAGATCTCCG CAAGAGGTTGCACAGTACAGAAGTACTAAAGCTGTTACTGTGAAGGGGAGGGACTGCCCTAATCCAATTATGAAGTTCCATGAAGCCAGTTTTCCAA CATACGTGATGGATGTCATTAACAAAGCAGGCTGGTCAGAACCAACACCAATCCAAGCACAGGGTTGGCCACTGGCATTGAGTGGCAAGGACATGGTTGGCATTGCACAGACAGGCTCTGGGAAAACTCTCTCT TACTTGTTGCCTGCAATCGTGCACATTAACCACCAGCCTTTCCTGGAACGTGGAGATGGCCCTATT TGCTTAGTGCTTGCCCCTACCCGTGAGCTGGCTCAGCAGGTCCAGCAGGTGGCGGCAGAGTATGGCAGAGCTTCTCGTCTGAAGTCTGTCTGCGTTTATGGGGGTGCGCCCAAAGGGCCACAGCTCCGTGACCTGGATAGAG GTGTGGAGATTTGCATTGCAACACCTGGGAGACTTATTGACTTCCTGGAGGCGGGAAAGACGAACATGCGCAGATGCACTTACCTGGTCCTGGATGAGGCTGACCGAATGCTCGACATGGGTTTCGAACCACAAATCCGAAAGATTGTGGACCAAATCAGA CCTGACCGACAGACGCTGATGTGGAGTGCCACCTGGCCCAAAGAGGTGCGCCAGCTGGCAGAGGACTTCCTGAAGGACTACGTCCAGATCAATGTGGGAGCTCTGCAGCTGAGTGCCAACCACAACATCTTGCAGATTGTGGATGTTTGCAATGATGGCGAGAAGGAAGACAA GCTCCTCCGCCTACTTGAGGAGATCATGAGTGAGAAGGAGAACAAGACCATAATCTTTACAGAGACCAAGAGGCGGTGTGATGAGATCACTAGGAGGATGAGGCGGGATGG TTGGCCAGCAATGGGCATCCATGGAGACAAGAGCCAGCAGGAGAGGGACTGGGTGCTCAATG AGTTCAAGTTTGGAAAGGCGCCAATTCTCATTGCCACAGACGTCGCCTCCAGGGGTCTAG ATGTTGAAGATGTGAAATTTGTCATCAACTTTGACTACCCCAACAACTCTGAGGACTATATTCACCGCATCGGCAGAACTGCCCGGAGCCAAAAGACTGGCACAGCCTACACCTTCTTCACCCCCAACAACATGAGGCAGGCCAGCGACCTCGTTGCTGTGCTCCGTGAGGCCAACCAGGCCATCAACCCTAAACTCCTCCAGATGGCGGACAGAGGAG GTCATTCAAGGGGAGGCAGAGGTGGTAGTGGATTTAGGGATGACCGTCGGGACAGGTACTCCTCCGGGGGCAGGCGTGACTTCAGTAGCTTTAGGGACAGGGAAAACGATAGAGGTTTTGACAGTGGACCAAAGAAGGTCTTTGGCACAAATTCACAGAGTGGAGGCTATGGGGCAAGTGGCTTTGACAAAAGCGGCAATGGTTTTAGCGGCTACGGCAGCAACGGCCAGTCAAACTATGGTGCCAGCCAGGCCGGGGCGTTCCCAACGCAGAACTTCCAGGCCCCACAGTTTAGTGCCAACCAAGGAGGTGCACAGAATGGCATGAGCCATCAACAGTTCCCCTTCACGCAGCAACAAGCACCACAGCCCATGGTGCCTTACCCAATGCCCCCTCAATTCCCACAGTAA